aatctcttgttcagtcaagtagttcttcacaacctctaggatagagtaagaacagaaatagaacaactagaacctagatgaacaactaggctctcacaaaacaaagaaacactctcttctcacaaaagataaatgcaaaaaatgaataatggaagaggtaattcgaatggttgctctctaggctctatttatagatcatagaaacaaaagaggcaaccacaattTCGAATTAGCAAAcggtacaaaaactttccaaaaacaaacacgatgCTACATCGGATTCGGATGCCGACGAAGCGGATACGCgcgaaacgggaaacttactcaaatcgggtccgatcttctttcgaagcttgattcctgccaaaaacaaattagatattctgattgtatcaagatacaatcgaaattaataaggaaaaggcaataatcaaagtttccctaaaaaagacaactttccaaaagagaattccttctcttttgagaagttttcaacaaaggaaagttcagctgaaagtgcaactttccaaacaaggaaaatggaaaCTAATATCCGAATAAAAGaagtaagatttcgaaaatgaatgcatagcaatcttaccataaaaaggaaaaattattttgtcacctaacttgccaaaaaaaggactttacaagatatataaacaaaaatatatataccatttgCAAAAATATATTATGATATAAGATTTACAATGATATAAGAGTCTTCACTTAGCTTTTCTTCTTATTCAAAACTAAagaaactatttttattttctcagtAACCAAACACACTAATCAATATTGGCTTTAATCTACAATTGCCACGAATGCGGAACTGATCTCAACCGTCCACCTGCAGACTTTGTCAAGTACAGTTGAGGAGAAAGCAAAGTGGATTTTCAACAAACTCAAaggttttttttatgttaattaatCTCTCTGAAATGAAATCTTGAAAATGGTAATGGTGTCTAGATCATACCCTATAATTCACATTGATGATATTGTTGTAGGGTCACCACCAAAAACCTTGCCAGATCTCCTCCGAGAGTACAACTTACCACCGGGACTCTTTCCTCAGAACATAACCTGTTACGAATTTGATGAAACAAAGGCAAGGCTGATCGTGTATTTGCCATCACCGTGCGAAGTTAGCTTCAAGGATTCATCTGTAATAAGGTATGCAAACCGAGTGAAAGCGATACTGCTAAGGGGAAAGCTAACAGGAATTGAGGGAATGAAAACAAAGGTGCTAGTTTGGGTTAAGGTCACTTGTGTGGCAGTTGAAAGTTCCAAATCCGATAAGGTATGGTTCAACCGCAGGAGTCAAGAAATCTAGGTCCAAGGATGCTTATCTAGTTGCCAGTAATGGTGTTAGGATAGAAGATTTCTGACTCTTAAGAAAGATAAAAGATAGTAGTTTTTGTTTTAGGTGCTAACTATTTGTTGGTGTCATCAACTTGGCTACATACAATACCAAAATTATCAAATTTGTTTTGGTGTTTGTTTTTTTACTTTTGTTTAGCAATTAATGTCAAAAGCTTCTTGTTATGGGATTTAGTCATTATCATTGGCTAATTAAGGTTAGCTTTGATACTTTTATATTCTTTGTCAATACATATTTTATGACTCTATCCATTAATTTGAAGCACaaatataaaaacataataatactTATGATCCACATCCACATTTCCAAGAATATCTTAGTTTCTAAATAATTTAGGCCTTGAAAATTTAAAGGTAAATTGATTAGTAATAGTAAATATGTCAAATAATTTTGTATTGCATTATAAGAATAATTGTTCTTCTGTCTATGatataaacatattttgaaATTGGATACATACATGAAGTAAGAATTATAGAGTCTTCATTtgtgaaataattatatatatgaaattgtaCCATCCTTTGATTTTGTTGGATGATTTGAGTACATACCAACTAGGTTGGCACCCACTCAAACCACCAATCATTTGCAAAATTATCACTTTGTTCATTTAACGTCTATGCCACGAGCATCGCCTCTTAGTctgaatcaaaaaaataataataagtattaaTGTATTGATTTTATCAAGTAAGAAAGCATTAGTAATGAAATTGTACAAGTTGAATAAAATTTGTACCTCTGTTGTCCTGGGCAAATCTTTTACCTCAAGAAGTTGAATTATCTTATGCTTCTTTTGCTCTATTTTTTGGTAACTGTTGTGGAGTTTCTGTTTTGTAGACTCTAATTTTGTTTCAAGGTCAATATTTTGTTGTTTCATGCATATTACATGCTTCTTTTGCTCCATTTGTTTCCTTTTTGTGGACTCTAGTTTTGTCTCATCCTCAACACTTTGCTGTTTCATGCAAATTATAATCATATAGTGAGAACATTAATGGAATAACTTATAACTTTCAATTCTTTggctaataaatataaatatatgtacctTTTCGGATTTATCTTGCTTAGGCACGTAATTAGGAAGTTTGAGAGTCTTTTGTTTTACTTGCAAGGAACTTCTGATAATCTTTGGTACCTCAATCTTTTTGGAGTAATCTTTCACCTCAGAAAGTAAGATCGATTGGtgtttctttttttcaattttttgataACTGTCGTGGAGTTTTTGTTTTGTAGACTCTAGTTTCGCTTCAAGATTAATACTTTGTTGCTGTTCCGtgcatattataattatagagtaagaacattaatgtaaaaaaaatatgaatccagtaaattataatttatgtgtTTGTCTAATTAGTGTAAATATAATATACCTTTTCGGGTTTGTTCTTAGGGAGATGATCAAGAAACTTTTGGGTGTTTGGTTCTATTGCTTGGGACCTTTTGTCACACAAGTGCTCACGAGCCTTGTTACTTTCTGGTACCTtgatttttttggaaaaatcatTTACCTCAGAAAGTTTTATCGATTTATGCTTCTTTTGCTCTATTTTTTGGTAACTGTTGTGGAGTTTTCGTTTTGTAGACTCAAGTTTTGCTTCAAAGTCAACACTTTGCTGCTTCattcatattataattataaagtaagaacatcaatataaaaaaaaaaagagatttaaATGCAccaaattataatttatgtgtTTGTCTaatgtataaatataatatacctTTTCGAGTTTGTTCTTAGGGAGATGGTCAAGAATCTTTTGGGTGTTTGATTCTACTGTTTGGGACTTTTTGTCACACAAGTGATCATCGGCCTTGTTGTTTTCTAGTGCCttgatttttttagaaaaatcttTTTCTTCAGAAAGTTTTATCGTTGTATGTTTCTTTTGCTCCATTTTTTGGTAATTGTTGTGGATTTTTCGTTTTGTAGACTCTAATTTCGCTTCAATATCAACATATTGCTGTTTCAtgcatattataattataaagtaaGAACATCAATGCAATAAAttataacttttatgtgtttattttataagtgtAAATGTATATACCTCTTCGATTTTATTTTGCTTAGGCAAATAATCAGAAAGCTTAGGAGTGTAGAGTTCTTGTTCGAAATTTTTGTCACTCAATCTACCACcaactttgattatattttcattttcatcttCATAATATATCTTGAAATGTTGATCTAACACACATTGATTATATTGTGTTAAATATTCTTCGTCCATTGAGGGAGTTGGAAGTCCCATGATATCATTGTCATCACTCTCCTCAATTCCATTAAATATGGAAGTTAAGCTATGTATCATGTCTTTATCCatctaaaatccaaattaaattAGGATATTAATAAAcagaaataatttttcaaaaaagaaaacagaaataataattaatttggaaaaatatatatataccatttgCAAATCTTGTAATGGACTAAGATGATGAATTGTTAGTATATGCCGAAAAAGAGAAGAGATTAAGAGTAAGAgagagtaattaattttttgagtgTGAAAATGAAATTGATTACTTacatatttataaactttaaagtTATACTATTAGGATTAGgatattattagatattttaaaaaaataaataataacttacAACTAAGCGCACATGGATAAAACTAATAACAAGtaatataaaatcaaaaaacaaaCTAACGAAATTAatggaaataataataataataataataataataataataataataataattaattaaagaaggaataaggaaataaaataccATTTGCAAAATTTTGTAAAGATGAGGTGTTGTGATCACTATTATATGATTAGGtatagaaaatgaaaatgaaaatgttctatataaacaataaatatctattttaagttctaaaaatattaggattatataatctttttaaaaattattacgtGTTTcaaaagttttaaatttaaataatgtcttttaacaaattaatttcaatttaaaaaatacgtggggcccttaaaaaaataaataacatggttaaaaaattaactaaagtacaaataataattaatataaaaataaataaataactaactaaaggtaataataagaagaaaaaaaaccatTGTAAAcctaaatattaaaatgaaattaagGTCAAGCATGAACACTTCAGGAACTcttaacaatatatatttatttattttttttaatgtaatataCATTTTGGACTCTTCTATTGTGGGGATTTCAAAAAATACTCTATCGGTAaggatttaaaaataaaagaaaaacttacaaaaattactaaaattttggttaatttttataaaaataccgtcacacggaattttttttcgaaaatactgtgtttttataaaaacaaaagtggaacacaaaacagaataactaaaaacaacagtggaataactaaaaaataaccgtaaaataatagtgaaaacttaacacagtacacagtatttttgaaaaaaaattcagcGACATTAACAAATTTCAGGGATGATGTATGCTCCATCGATTTTTTTGGTGACGATGTCTACTCTGGTAACTATTTCAGCGATATTTTTTCTTAGAAATCTTGttaactttatttatatatgggttttttttttccattgttaattttttttttctctaaagtTAACATATTTTGtgcaataaataataatacgtGTACATATAAATCACACACAAATATGATACACACTTCGGGACCCATGTGAAATAAAGACAATTGATTAAAAGAGGAATGTTAAGGGCACTCTATATTGCACTCTCTTTATAAATGAGTGACATGTAACTTTTTAAGGTATGTTTAAATATAGTTATAATTATatcctttttagtttttattaataattaaaatgcgTCATCtcatttacttgtttattttatttatttttagactattttattattaattttttattactaaataatatGGACGACTATgcatttttttaaattcttttttctaatatatatgtactattttatgttataaaaaatgaaaaatactaacttttttttttttttaacaatttttttttttttcatattgcattattctctaaattattttttttaacgaaTTGAAGTCACATCAAACTGCTGTCTctaattttcattatttgttACCAAACATTTCACAGTTAGTGTCCAATTTCTCAGGAGTGCAAATATCTCATTTTAATAGATCTGTGAATACTGCTGCTCATAAGCTAGCTAAGTATGCTCTTTCGGTGAATGCTGATTGCTCATGGTTGGAGGAATTTCCCCCTCCACTTATATCTATTGTATTATAACTCTTGTTTTAATATAATAGCCTttattatctaaaaaaaaaatacatgccatgtcatgcattttatatatattcaaaCATAAATAATATCTGAATTTTTTAGATCAATAAAGTGAAATTGTTCATTTTCACACCTACaatgatataagatatattaagatatataaacaaaaatatatataccatttgCAAAAATATATTATGATATAAGATTTACAATGATCTCGAAactaaaaaactatttttattttctcagtAACCAAACACACTAATCAATATTGGCTTTAATCTACAATTGCCACGAATGCGGAACTGATCTCAACCGTCCATATGTACCCATCGGAAGTCTCGTTCTGGACGGTTTCTTTTCATGTCTTTTCTACTTCCAATCAATTATATTTAGTTTgcaattatcaaattaaaaaaaaaacatttagattttaattaatttcttaactCGTTTGCCACGTGCCCtagtatatattattaaaatacaaaaattatatcTTATATATCCTAAtacgattattattattattaattacagTTAATGAGTTAGTTATATCTTTTACAAAAATTTTGCATAAAAAAGATTACATCTAATCCTAGTGTGATTATAAGAAAAGGGatattattactatatatataagtatacaATAACGTTTTCAATCTCATTCTCATTTTAGTATCAGTCGAATTTATTCTCCACCATATCTCTCTTAATCTGTCTTCTTTGGTGTATAGTCAAAACTCATCATTCTCATCTTTCTATATATCCTCAAAATGGCTCAGGTTGATCAGGTTGAGGTTCCTACCCAAAATGGTGTGACAATGACATCTTTATATGTCGGCGATCTTGATGCCTCCATCAACGAAGCCGAtctttttgagatatttagccCAATGGGTTACGTCGTTTCAGTCCGGGTCTGCAGGGATCTGATCTCACATCTGTCCCTTGGTTATGGTTATGTGAATTTCAGTAATCCTCAAGAAGCTTCTCGGGCATTGAATTTGATGAATTTTTCTACTGTTAATGGTAAGTCAATTAGGATAATGTATTCTTATCGGGACCCGAATATTCGAAAGAGTGGAATTGCAAATATATTTGTTAAAAACTTGGATAAAGGAATTGACAGCAAAGCTTTACACGAAACATTTTCAATATTTGGTAACATTTTATCTTGCAAAATTGCAACTGATGATGTTTCGGGTCAATCTAAAGGATATGGTTTTGTTCAATTTGATAGTAAAGAGGCTGCTCAAAGTGCAATTGAGAAGCTCAATGGCATGCTACTTAATGACAAACAAGTTTTTGTTGGACCCTTTATTcgcaaagagaaaagaaaattgGGTGCTGAGCAGAATGTTGACAAAAACAAAGGAATGAATCTATATGTTAAAAATCTAGATGATAGTGTTACTGATGAAAAATTGAAAGAATTGTTCTTTGAGTTTGGTACAATTACTTCATGCAAGGTCATGCGTAAACCTAATGGTGTTAGCATGGGATTTGGATTTGTTGCTTTATCGACTGTTGAGGAAGCATCCCGAGCTCTTGTGGAGATGAACTGTAAAATGGTCGTTAGCAAACCACTGTATGTAGCACTTGCACAACGCAAAGAGGATAGAAGAGCAAGGTTGCAGGCACAATTCTCTCAAATGCGTCCACCAACAATGGTGCCACCAGTTAACCCCTGTATGCCTATGATTCCTCCCCAACTCGGGTTTGGGTACCAACAACAGTTACTTCCTGGGGTGAGGCCAAACTTTTATATGCCCATTGTCCAACCACACCCTTCATTTGTGCAGCCGCAGATGCTTCCTAGGGGGCGTGGTTTCCACCGTTTCCCACCTGGTCGTAACATGCCTGGCCGATCTTTCTATTGATGGTTTGTTTGGAAcaccgtattaggtcgtattgtattgtattgaattagattatatatcatatttttatataatactatgttaaactttaatatatactaaaatattatatatttaggtgtccataaaaatataatacagtacaatacgacttaatacggcattccaaacgagccctgcTCTTGAAGGCATACTACCAGCACCAGTTCCTTACAACATGGGTGGAGTTCCTTTTGGTGCTATATGattattagttaattaattgGTAGCCATGGCTATCACTATGCCTCTTTTTTGTCTTGAACTCATCTTGGTCTAATAGATCTCATATGTAGTTTTTGTTATTGCTaggtttataaatatatttttttttaagcttTTAAGTTTTAGTTTATATAAATGTTATGAGCAAAATATATatgcttagttttattttaaattatgtatattttaatttataaatgttATATTATAAGTTAAAAATAAACACTGTTTAATACATAATGGTAAGAGGAAAAGTAAACATTAAagtaatttaaaaaagaaaatttatataaaatattgtataaaatttcaaagaataaaaattaaacacaacttattaagaaaatatattaaaaataatattagtaacatcatgaaattgaaaataaaaaaatcataacagtaTTACTATTTGGATTGATTCTTCTTTTTCAAAGAAGGTTGTGTGTATTGATATTTTAGTAGTCTACATTACAAGAAATGTCATTTgaaatgtgctggcaaaagttggtattgtgctagtaaaataaaatttagttgTGATGTGTTAGCAAAAAGGGGTTGGCAAATtaatgttggtattagaacttttgctagcataaaatgaaaagcgctggcaaaaatgacttttcccagtgcgtaaatgtgctggtaaaaattagattttagCTACTGCAAATGTAGGCTGGTAAAACTTTAACCTCTTCGCCAGTGCAGTTTGCGAAATGTGctggtaaaaattatttttaccaacGTAATAACGAACTGTGTTGGTAAAAGTGATATTTCTTGTAGTGCTAGAAACACCTTTAGAGCAGTTTATATTGAAAATGTGATTTGTTGGATGTTGTTGTACTGAGGAAATGAAGTGAGAAAAGAAGGGACTGTGTTGTTGCGTCTGCAAACATCTCGAGTAGCTTGGTAAGTTTCAAATAGAGATATGCTTATGTATTGTTCAGGCCAATCTCTAAGGAAGAACCACTAAACACCATAATCATTCCAAACGCATTTGATGGAGAAGAGAAAATCTGGATTGTGTTAAATGTTACTTCTGCTTATGTATTCATCAGGCTAATTTCCAAGGAAGAACCACTGAACACCATAATCATTCCAAACACATTTGTGTGTGGAATTTCTTGTCTGTTATTGAATGAGTAAAATAATCATTGACTTCATGTTGTGTGGGTAGGTACGTAGGTCCATTATTTTCATAACAAGGGTACCAATATGACACTTCCAATGTACTATAGGCAACACTGTTGATTCATCTAATGAAGTTAGAAAATGAATTGATATTATTGTACTATGTTATGCACAAACCCTGTTTTATGTACAAaacaaattagaacaaaaaaagaagaattttttttgaagaaattaaCCCAAAAAAATAGACATAAAATTGACCAAGTGCTTTAagtttatcttttatttatgattgctattttcaaaaataaaaataaaaatgctccATGCTTAACTCAATCATCACATCCTCTTTGAATTTCACTTAGCAATTTAGTCTCTTCTgtatcaatataataataaatcattgcTATAATGCATAtctataaatttttttcttagtACAATTAGTAACGTCTTACGAATGATTAacgatattttataataattattaaattaaattatgcgagtcttaatatttaataaaatattttgtaatgtACAAAGCACTACTAATCACTTTTAGCACAATCAAATATTACAATAAGAATCAATTCTCCCTTTGAAACAAATTCTCTAATCCCTTGTTCTTTCTCTATCTCTTTTTGTTATAATTAACTCTCAAAGTACAACAATTTTAATTTCTCAACTCTTAAAGTTCTATCTTTCCATCTTGCATTACATTTTTCTTATATTACAACTAAAGAGTTAAGActacatatatatttagtagTTAAGTTTAGCTATCAAATAGTAAGAAAACTAAAGAATTGTACAAATTATAATTACTAATTTATgcctttttaaaaaattgattagtaatagtaaatatgtaaaataattttgtattgCATTATAATTTATACCTTCAAttgtgtagtctcataccttATAATCTTAATAAATTATCACAATTAAATTTCTTCAAAGAACATAAAATTGCATAACTTACTCATTTTTTCTTTTGCCAAATTCTAACTCTTACAAGAGATATGGTTTCCAACTACATATGCTACAATCATGtaaaattagtaattattaaattgactttttttttttattgaagtatTTTAAACAATTAGTGTGGCTCATGATTGATCATTTGTTAGACTTGGGACATAAAATTAAACAGATTCTCTTATTgattcaataaaaaattaaaagtgtgAAACATCAAACATGTGTCTTTATAATTGGAATTGATAACTATACACACATATTATATGTTTATGTTACTCACAAACTTTATGGAATAATGATTGTGAGACAGCTATAACACTTAGCTAAGCAAATGATGTTTTCATTAATAGCATTTCCCTCTTCAAATTATGGCAAGAGataat
This region of Cannabis sativa cultivar Pink pepper isolate KNU-18-1 chromosome 7, ASM2916894v1, whole genome shotgun sequence genomic DNA includes:
- the LOC115696765 gene encoding uncharacterized protein LOC115696765, with amino-acid sequence MDKDMIHSLTSIFNGIEESDDNDIMGLPTPSMDEEYLTQYNQCVLDQHFKIYYEDENENIIKVGGRLSDKNFEQELYTPKLSDYLPKQNKIEEQYVDIEAKLESTKRKIHNNYQKMEQKKHTTIKLSEEKDFSKKIKALENNKADDHLCDKKSQTVESNTQKILDHLPKNKLEKQSVDFEAKLESTKRKLHNSYQKIEQKKHKSIKLSEVNDFSKKIKVPESNKAREHLCDKRSQAIEPNTQKFLDHLPKNKPEKQQSINLEAKLESTKQKLHDSYQKIEKKKHQSILLSEVKDYSKKIEVPKIIRSSLQVKQKTLKLPNYVPKQDKSEKQSVEDETKLESTKRKQMEQKKHVICMKQQNIDLETKLESTKQKLHNSYQKIEQKKHKIIQLLEVKDLPRTTETKRRCSWHRR
- the LOC115696766 gene encoding polyadenylate-binding protein 8-like yields the protein MAQVDQVEVPTQNGVTMTSLYVGDLDASINEADLFEIFSPMGYVVSVRVCRDLISHLSLGYGYVNFSNPQEASRALNLMNFSTVNGKSIRIMYSYRDPNIRKSGIANIFVKNLDKGIDSKALHETFSIFGNILSCKIATDDVSGQSKGYGFVQFDSKEAAQSAIEKLNGMLLNDKQVFVGPFIRKEKRKLGAEQNVDKNKGMNLYVKNLDDSVTDEKLKELFFEFGTITSCKVMRKPNGVSMGFGFVALSTVEEASRALVEMNCKMVVSKPLYVALAQRKEDRRARLQAQFSQMRPPTMVPPVNPCMPMIPPQLGFGYQQQLLPGVRPNFYMPIVQPHPSFVQPQMLPRGRGFHRFPPGRNMPGRSFY